The genomic DNA GGTGTAGAACGTCATGGCCAGCAGGTTCTGCAGGTACTCGCCGGTGGACTCGATGGTCAGGGCGAACAGATAGTGGGTCGGCCCGAAGAGCAGGAAGAAGAGCACGATCACCACGCTGAGCCAGAAGTTGGCCTCGGAGAGCATGCGCACCCCCCGCTTGACCCCCGAGACCACGGAGACCGTCGCAATGAACATGATCACCGCGGTCACCCCCAACTGGAGGGTCAGCGTGGTGTCCAGATCGAACACCTGCCCCAGGCCGGTGTTCATCTGCTGCACCCCCAGGCCCAGGGTGGTCGCGATACCGAACACCGTGCCGAACACCGCCAGACTGTCCACCAGGTCGCCGATGGGGCCGTGAATCCGGTGCCCCAGGAAGGGGTAGAGCGCGGAGCGGATGGTCAGCGGCAGGTTGTGGCGAAAGCTGAAGTAGGCCAACACCAGGCCCACCAGCCCGAAGATCGACCACCCCGGCAGCCCCCAGTGGAAGAAGGTCAGGCGCATGGCCACCGCCGCCGACTCCGGGCTGCCGTCCGCAGCGAAGGGGTTGGCATCGAAGTGCATCACCGGCTCGGCGATACTCCAGAAGATGATGCCCACGCCGGTGCCCGCGGCGAACAGCATCGCCACCCAGGAAAAGGTGGTGAACTCCGGCCGCTCGGTGTCGCCCCCGAGCCGCACATTCTTGTACCGGCCCACACCGAGCCAGAGGCAGAAGACGAAAAAGATCGCCACCAGAATGACGTAGTACCACTCCAGGAAGGGGTTCAGCGTCTCCCGGGCGGTACCGATGGCCGCTGCCGTCTGCTCCGTCCACCCGGCCCCCAGGGTCACCGAGACCAGCATCACCACGATGGTGATGATCGTGACCACGGGGTTCATACCCTTGAGCAGACCTGATTTCGCCTGTACCGCCATGACTGTTGGATTCCTTCTGGTTTGTGGGCACCGGGGCACGCCGACGCAGCGCGTGGTAGGGTAACGCGAGTGCGACGCCGGCCACCAGAAACCGGACCCCTGATGCCATGGAACCGCTCACCCTACTGCTGGCACTGTTGAGTATCGCCCAGGCCGTGGTCGGCCCCCTGGCCGCCGGGCACGCCCTGCTGAACAAGCGCGAGCCCTCGGTCGCCATGGCCTGGATCGCGGTCTGCCTGGCCTTCCCGGTGGCCGGCCCGCTGATCTACTTTTTCTTCGGCATCAACCGGGTCCGCACCCGGGCGCGCAAGCTGCTCTCGCCCGGCGCGGCCGCCCCCGATGTCAGTGACAAGCCCCCCTCCCCCTGCCCGACGGACGGTGCTCCGAGTTGCTCCGAGCTGGTCCGCAGCGCCGATGCCATCACCGGCCGCACCCTCTACCAGGGCAACCGTCTGGAACCCCTGCACGACGGGGAGACCGCCTACCCCCGGATGCTGCAAGCCATAGAGGAGGCCCGGGAGCGGCTCTTTCTGAGCACCTACATCTTCAAGAGCGACCGGATCGGCCAGCGCTTCGTCCACGCTTTAAGCCAGGCGCACCGGCGCGGGGTGGATGTCCGCGTCCTCGTGGACGGGGTCGGCGAGTGGTATACCTTCCCCCACGTCAGTCGGTTGCTGCGCCGTGCCGGCGTCCGCCACGCCCGCTTTCTGGCCCCCCACCTGCTGCCGCCGGAGATTTATATCAACCTGCGCAACCACCGCAAGCTGCTGGTGGCCGACGGGCACATCGGGTTCACCGGTGGCATGAACATCAGTGACCACCACCTGACCAGCACCGGGGCCGGGCGCCGGCCGGTCCAGGACCTGCATTTCCGGGTCACCGGACCGGTGGTGGCCGATCTGGAGCAGGTGTTTCTGGAGGACTGGGCCTTTGCCACCGGCGACGAGAACCCGGTCCCCGAAGCCGCATTGGAGCACCACGGGCCCGCCGCCTGCCGCGCCATCGTGGACGGCCCCAACGAGGACCTGGACCGGCTGCTGATGATCATGGTGGCGGCCATCTCCGCCGCCCGGCAGTCGGTCTGGATCATGACCCCCTACTTCCTGCCGCCGCGCCCGCTGACCACCGCCCTGCAAGCGGCGGCGCTGCGAGGGGTGACGGTGAACATCCTGCTGCCGCGGCGCAGCAACCTGCCCTACGTGGACTGGGCGAGTCGCCACATGCTCTGGGAGCTGCTTCACTGGGGGGTGAAGGTCTGGTACCAGCCGGCACCGTTCAACCACTCGAAACTGCTGGTCATTGACGACCACTACAGCCATCTGGGCTCGGCCAATCTGGACCCGCGCAGCCTGCGGTTGAACTTCGAACTCACACTGGAGGCGCACGACCGCGAGTTCGCCGAGCAGATGGTGGCCCACTGCCGTAAAATCCAGGCGGTGAGCGAACCGGCCGTCGCCGACGAGTTGCACCAGCGC from Alkalispirillum mobile includes the following:
- the cls gene encoding cardiolipin synthase; the protein is MEPLTLLLALLSIAQAVVGPLAAGHALLNKREPSVAMAWIAVCLAFPVAGPLIYFFFGINRVRTRARKLLSPGAAAPDVSDKPPSPCPTDGAPSCSELVRSADAITGRTLYQGNRLEPLHDGETAYPRMLQAIEEARERLFLSTYIFKSDRIGQRFVHALSQAHRRGVDVRVLVDGVGEWYTFPHVSRLLRRAGVRHARFLAPHLLPPEIYINLRNHRKLLVADGHIGFTGGMNISDHHLTSTGAGRRPVQDLHFRVTGPVVADLEQVFLEDWAFATGDENPVPEAALEHHGPAACRAIVDGPNEDLDRLLMIMVAAISAARQSVWIMTPYFLPPRPLTTALQAAALRGVTVNILLPRRSNLPYVDWASRHMLWELLHWGVKVWYQPAPFNHSKLLVIDDHYSHLGSANLDPRSLRLNFELTLEAHDREFAEQMVAHCRKIQAVSEPAVADELHQRSLPVRARDALFWLLSPYL
- a CDS encoding BCCT family transporter yields the protein MAVQAKSGLLKGMNPVVTIITIVVMLVSVTLGAGWTEQTAAAIGTARETLNPFLEWYYVILVAIFFVFCLWLGVGRYKNVRLGGDTERPEFTTFSWVAMLFAAGTGVGIIFWSIAEPVMHFDANPFAADGSPESAAVAMRLTFFHWGLPGWSIFGLVGLVLAYFSFRHNLPLTIRSALYPFLGHRIHGPIGDLVDSLAVFGTVFGIATTLGLGVQQMNTGLGQVFDLDTTLTLQLGVTAVIMFIATVSVVSGVKRGVRMLSEANFWLSVVIVLFFLLFGPTHYLFALTIESTGEYLQNLLAMTFYTHANKDTGWQAEWTVFFWGWWIAWSPFVGMFIARISRGRTLREFMLGVLLMPTVITFVWIGLFGGTALHQELFGAGGVVEAVSKDVSIAIFHTIEGMGLGLLGQGAAVLVTLLIATYLITSANAGTLVINTILANGDTDPPTIHRVIWGVVLALLTGVLLVAGGLETLQAAVILAGLPFSIVMVVMLLGLVRALEHERYAPRPGTRTVAPTEPWVGMDEAGETLHEPRGTAGPAGEYQPAARTGTDG